Genomic segment of Apium graveolens cultivar Ventura chromosome 7, ASM990537v1, whole genome shotgun sequence:
AAGATCTCCAGCATCAAATGTACAAAGCGGCAAACTCTTTTCTAACTATATCCAGCATCAAATCGGTACCAAGCCCCAATGCCCTTGATGGAACTAAAACTAATCCTTCCACATCAGTCATCACACAAAAAGACCAGACCCACAACTACCTTGTACTTTTAAGATTTTTTATTCAGACCCCACATCATCAACAAAACTACATGCATCTATTATAGTCCCTATATATGTTTCAAGTTTAGCAGCTCAACAAATTACTTCGTTCTCTAAGAAGTGCCCTTAAACAATCTCATTTAGATGATTCTAATTATGAAGCCGCAATTGATAAATAAGAGCTAAGAGGAATTGGAGAAGAATTCTTTAATCAAGAAAAGTTTATGAACATCTACCATatgcttttgcagaattcatcTCAACAATTGTATAAGATTGTGCTCTCGTCGTCTCCTGCATATACTTTTACATGGAGATGTGGCAGAGATTTCTGAAAAATTAAACTAGTTCTTatctattttatattttattttgttattGGTGTAAATGTAACTATTTGTCTGATACTTAGAGAATTTATGAACTAAGTTATACAGTAATAGTAATCAACTAGGAAGTTAAATGCATGGTATCATTGTATTAGTGATCTATAAGTATTCTAGGTAACTGCTAAAATTAGTTTCTTATTATCCACTACTCCTACACAAAGAGATGCATGatttcataataaatagattTTGAGCTTTACATTGTTAAATATTAACAAAATTGGGAATTTATTTGTATATCTGCTGATTCTCCAAGAAACAGATTTAATCTCCTTTTTACTTTGTATAAAGAGAACTTGAGGTGATCGAGCATGAAATTATACTCCGGCTAAAATGCTTGAAGTTTATTACAACAAAAAAAGAACCATCGCGTGCCCTCTTCAAATAACAACCATTAAAAGTGAAATGTGGAAACCTAGGATGGTACATTTATACATAGTAGAGGTCTACAGGACCTAGTGATAGAAATTAAAAGCAAACAGACATGCAAATTGTTCAAGATGAAGACCATTGTGATCCCTAAATCTATCCTCCATAGAGATAATTGTATTGCAGTGTAAACAATTTTAGAAAGACCTGTTGTATTTCATGTTACGGGAGGGCATTCGATCCAATTCAAAGCCAAACCAAAACAAACGAAAACAGCAATCTCATAAAAACACTGGACATAATTGGAAAATATTAACTTTGTACACTGAACATTTTCAAACATAATGCAGTATAGTTTATGTTTATACCGAGTTATCATCTGTCAATATTAGTTTCACAGAGACAAGATATTACAACGAGAAAAATACTGAAAACATCAATCGCCGACGAAAAATATGGACTCCAAGATCCAAAATATAGACACTAAACATTAGAAATCAAATAATATACTGCCGGAACGTTTCATTTTTCagataattaaaaaaaataacttCTATCGAGTTACACAGGAAGAGCATGGACCATCCTAGACTACCAACTAATACGCACAACAAAAAAGATGTGCACAACTAATAGATGAAAAATAGATCACGTGTATCACATAACAACCTGTAGCATTGTTTAAATTTGAGGAACTGCAAAACCAGACTTGTTTACTAGTCAGATTATTTAAAAAAAAGGAACACAGATACCAAACATTTCGTAAATTATGATAAGCAACAAATGTTTATAGCTCAATTGGGGAAAATGAATAACATCCTCACCTTGGTACCAAAAGGTCCTTCCGGAAAGTTGATGTCAAGAATGTTTCTTCCCTATAAAAACAAAAGATCCAATCCACCATTAATGTCTAAAATAAACGAATTATACAAACACAGAATTATCAGTATGTACCAAAAGAAACTCTCAAAAGATCAAAAGCCATGTTTATACAAATACACACAACTGTGTCTACATATACAAACAAAAGTATTTGATGGTAAACCTGAAGCTGAGCCTCGAGTTCTTCACGCTCGTGGCCAGTAGCAATTGGCATAACATCTTCAATCCTTATACCTTTACTCTCTGCACCCGTATATACGCATCAACAATTATTCACTTAAAAACAATCTCAACAAACCCTAATTCTAATTCCAAATACATAAACACATAATCTCAAACATTACTTTATAATTAGGGTAAATAAATCTATAATTTGTACAAATAAATGAAATGAATCGAAAGATCTAGAAGAAAATGGAGGGAAGGAGGATACCGGAGACAGAGGCGGCGGAGGCGGCGGGGGATAAAAGAGGAGAAGTGCGCTTAAACGGCGTCGTAGAGTGAAATCGAGGGGCGGAAGAGACGCGACGGAGAGAGCGGGTGGCTAGGGTTTGTAAATCAGATGAAATCAGTCTTCTCCACATTTTCTCTCTCAAATTTTTTAATCCCCGGTCAAGAGCTAAAGGGAGAGGAGGAATGTGTACTTGCAGAGGCTGCCTCTTGTAGTTGACACTTGGCTTTATATACTAAAtgtttttacaatttttttttctttttctccgGGAGAAAATCATTTGATTTTTGGaaaaaaatcaataaaatttgatttattcataaaagatatttgattggttttatttttaaattttaatttatcatTGTTGCAGGTTgtttttattataataaaatagaAGATTTTTGCTGAAATAACGTCGATAATTGCGGGATCAAATAGATACTTAGGTAGACTTATAATTAGGTTTATCAATTAAAGTGTGTATGATTTGGCGGAGGAATAGACTGAATCTATGAAATTATAGTTTAAGGGCCTTATAACTGGGTATAAGGGGAATCAAAAACTCATTCAAATAAGCCTCACACGAGAGTATACGTGCTCTGACGGTGCTATATATGTGTGAAAGGCCAAAAAAATCCCCGTAAACAGTCTATATGCCCCTACATATACGAGATCAAATCCATTGTTATTCTTGATTTATctcataaaatcatttttatctCTTTTCAGTTGGGATTATCTTAGTTAACAAtgtttattaattgaatattttttatatatatatacatatatatcatgTGTATTCTACCTCACATATGACTATGAATACTCTTAAAATGATCATAATCTCAAAAATAAGTTATAACATATATCGTTATATAAAGTGGTAATTATCTTTAAAAGTCGTAAATATGTGTTAAAAAGACATTAATACAAGGGTATCCATATCTTGTATGGTCTTCTAATTGGGTTTATGCGCTCTTTCGGGCTACTGGGCGGGAACCTCATGGCGATAATCAAGTCTAGGAGCCCAGCTTTTAGGAGCTCTTCCAACTGTTGTGAAATAGAATCCTCTAGCATGAACATGTGTCAATGGGCTATTTACCCTATCTTTTGGCCAACCATTCAATATTATCACGGATTTGACCTCCTCTATAGGGGCCTAAATTTAACCTATACAAGATTTGataagaacttctgatagtttccgtctgatatcatcaattaaatctcacaatctcccctaacttgtgtattatgaaaatatatacaagtttcaattgatgatgtcaaaattaTCTAAATGCAGAGTTCAAGTAAACATATTCAttcttacttcagtgaatatcagactctactcttcattctgaactctaacatagtctggaaaatcttcaagaaacttcctcagGAGACTTTCTTCCATAACCtccaaataccattgcatcctctgtttgtgttctttcagttcatctcttgattcatcattctgatagatggcagccctgagttcatgtaactttgaattttcaagagatagatcatccagttCCAGAAATTCAATCCTCTTTCCACCAGGATTAAAAGTTAACACTTTagtccctagactcatttctatcttgaCTCCTCCAATAGGAATATCAACAgcatattcagtttgatcaatatactttggaatgtagttagaTTTGTAAGGCATTCCTCTCTGCTTTAACTATATCAGATTCTTTATAAATGCAGACCATATGGCAGTTACAAGATTAGTTATCTTGAGAATTGTAGCAACAAGTTCTAATTCctgccatggtttgtctcttaacTGTTCTTGAGTCAACCTTAGTTTTCTCCCAGATTctagaaaataaatcattttctctccaacaagatcaataacaatttgtactgatatgatcttctataagtcttcaagcatcacatcaTCTCCAATGTTTGTTAGATTAGCATGCTTCCTTAGAATCAAAgtgttaggtcatacaacactgtagaagggggttgaatacagtgtagaatacaatcaaatcgatttcgaacacaagtaacagtaaacagatatattcgatatcataaactttgttacaatagaactgttctctctcagtgatgaacacatatcacgagagctgctaggttacaatgtatgatcttctcgataatgataacacatgtagtgtaaacctatgtctgtgtttatgttaggtcacacacacactgtagagggggtgaatacagtgtaaagtacaatcaaatcgaactttaataactcaagtaacagaaaacaaactttattgaaacaataaactctgttacagtatggaactgttacctctcagtgatgaacaaatatcacgagagctgctagggttacgaTGAATAACATttttgataatgataacacttatagtgtaaaccctatgtctgtgtttatatactacacagttacaagataattgctaattgatatggaatataattctgcttcctaaaatatatcaatcagatatcttttcttccaagtattctatacTTCATAGAattcactacaccataaatggcctacagcaacaccaagaaaatgttacaacaggcccaaaaaagtgttaccacagccagaaaaaggcctaaggtaacataaaaattaagttgctttttttcgagttacctttggcccctaaggtaacattacttttgccctggtgtaacattcacttttgtgttacaatagccgtcaaaggtaacattaatctatgtctatagtatcacaatatgtatgttacctttgaactcagaattttcaaaaaaaatggggcccaccAGTGGGGCCCACAGTGGTGACGTGGCATGTAGGTTCCGCAGTGGTGACGTGGCATGTGGGTCCCACAGTGCTAGCATCAAATTTGTACCTGGGGTAACACTTTGAACAACCTAGTCTAACACTTTATGAAGCTACTGTAACAATTTACCAGGAAGAAAAATGAAAAACTAATATTATAAAGTGTAAAATCGACtgcaaaatttaaaaatatattacaTTAATCTAATACATTCCAAATTTCATAATCTCAACTACATTCATAACCAGTTTACCATCTACTTAAATCACAATAAATTTAACCAATACAACCAACTAATCTACATCCCAAAACTTAATCCACTTCCTGCTAGTAGCTGCCGAGAACTTGACACGTATGCATTCATCAACAAATATATAGTTGTTACGGCTGAAATGAGAAAGAAACAAAGGTTAGGTCATACAATACCCTATATATATACCCCATGCAAAAGTATTGTACTTCTATATTCTATAACAACTACTATTTTACATACCTGatgcatatatacatacaacaaTACCTGCAAACTCAATGATGCCAATGTATCTCTCCATCTAGCTAGCATTTTTTGCTGCATCAACATGAACAACAGCAGTATTATCTAAAAGAATGATAAGAATCAAGTACTAAAAAATAATCAAGTATTATCATTTGTTTAGCATGGACATCCTGGTAGGCTTAGATAATCATGTAAAATTAAGCCTGGAACAAAAGTAAAACTATTTTTTCATATAGCTTGGAATTATTAATGTGTAGCAATCATGTTTGCAACCAACTAATCTAAACTACACTTAGATTAGAATTAATAAATGAAGTGATCAACATTGGCTGCAAACTCAATGATGCCAATGTATCTCCCCATCTAACTAGCACTTTTCGCTGCATCAACATGATCATGGGGTATCTCTATTTGTTTTCTTTAACTTTTCTAACACTAGCAGGATAAATTTCTTATGAACATAAAGTACTAGAAAGTTGAATATGAAGTACTAACAAGCTGTTTCCGGTTTGGAGAATAACCTCAGGAGCCATCCAATATGGGGTACCCTTCATTGATTTGGCACCGGTCATCGTAGACTATGCAGAAACAcaaaatggatttgatatatttGCACTTTGATACTAGGATTTTAAATAGTAAAAACAGTATAccgtataatataattataagtGACAAGAGCATTTTCCATACTAGTTCAACAACTTTCTTAGATGCTCCAAAATTCGCAAGTTTAATGCACCccttattataaaaaaaaaaggATATTTGCCCCCTACATATAGCATATGACTTAAGAATAAGATAAAGGAGCAGTCAAAGAAAAGCTTCTTTGCTTCCCCAGTTACAAATTTCCGAAAAACAATAAAGTACCTTGATGTCTCTGTGCATTATACCATTTTTGTGAAGGTATTCCAGTCCCGGTAACAGCTGTTTTGTATATATTCTCAGAACATGCTCGGCACATAAGTATAATAACCCTGTATAAGCTTCTACCGCAAAGATGTAGGTGAACTAAATTAAATCACGATAAATAGGAAACATTATTGGTAGCTCTTGTTTTAAATCATTATAGTTGTTTCCAGCTTAGCAATGGCCAATATATACATCCTTATGCTCTAAAAGTTCACTTATTTTGTTCATTACCAAAATAATTAGTTTCAAAACATATGTAATAAGTTTCATTCACTTACAGACTCGGGAAAAGAACCAAACTTCTCGAGGAGCGGCGGGAATGATCCTCCTGGAACAAACTCTAACAAAATATTAAGTGAATCATCCTCTTTAGTAGTTCCAAGATATCTCTGGAAAGAAatggaaaaacaaaaaaaaagttaTCAGATACGTGAACATATGTCCACATAATTCCAAATTTACTGTACTCACAACAATGTTTGGATGAGAGAGATTCTTTAACAACttcacttcctcctcaagttcccgACCATGAGCCTGTATATAAGCATGTTCATCGAACAGTGATTTACATTAGTATCAGGCTATTACTATTAGAATATTATTACGGTGGGAAATTGAAGAGAATCATCAGAGACATTTACCCTGCAGAATCTTAAAGCATACCTACTACTGTTTATGTTTCAGATTCAGTAGTCATCTGCTACAAAGATATCTATGCTTGGCTGATGAACTATACATACAACAGTTCTCCGTGATGTTGGCTCTACTGCAATGGTAAGCCTCTTTCTTTGTTCAGTTGATAGATCATTTACTCCTAGGAGTCCAACTATCGCATTTCGCAGCACATCCAACTCAGCTAACTCCATCACTTCCTCAACAAACATCTAAAAAGTGAGAAAATGTTAATATATCAACCTCGTCTGATTTGGTTAGACAAATCCAAATTCTTGCTCTAGTCAAATTTACTAAATCTAACAATCAaactaaataatttttttgacaaaAAAAACTAATTAAATTCTTATAGTATAAGAACCAAGTAACAAAATAACCATTTTATGCTTACTCTACAAAGAAAATTAACTAAATTAAATGAATAACCTTATTGTAGAACGTACATCAGAAGCAGCAAAAAAGAATCTTATTCAAGCGACAAGCATCTCAATATAATTATCTCTCTCGTCTGGATCTACTCAAACATCACATATTCAAAGTCGTTAGTTCTTGTAATTGACATAAAAATACTACATAAAAACATATTAGAAAAGGAATCACGTTATACTTGCATCATATAATCACATACCTAAATATAAGAGAGGGATCGAGTACCTTAATGTAGAAGGGAAAGCTAAGCCCAAGCTCAGAAATTCAATTAGGACCTAAAATAAACCAAACTAAACCTGGAACAAACTGATAAAACCAATTAATTGGAGAAAAAATCAAAAAACAAAAACCCCCAATTCAAACATGAAAAACCTAGTCTTGTTTGAAACTCGAATCGGTTCAAGAAGCCCCCATATCCATCAATCTGCGAAAATCTagctcttacttgaatgaaatcGACTTTAGTATACCATTAAAGCAGAGAGAAACGCAGGGAACAGCGTAGAGAGTTGAGAGAGAACGAGCAAGAAAGGGAGATAAAGGGATAGAGGTATAAAATATTTTAACTTGCCCAAATTTTAACCGGCTAATCTGAAAAATTTGCCGCTTCTTCGAATTTTTTGGCCCAAATTTTAGCCCGCCTGTACAATTTACCACTTCTTTTgtattttaattttctttttttcaaataaattatttattataaattataatcaaattatttatcatttaaaaataatatcacttgctataatttataaatccaaccaataaaattaattttatcaaattagttatttttaaaatcaaataatagaattatttatgttttttatttctttaaaagaaaaaaaattatatattaaaaaatatatattattaattcaatatgcaaaacaaaaaaattattaacttatttgattaaaattatatttttaaattattagtTAAATATATTACAAAGTTAACTAATTAAGacacaaattattaaaaaaatgataATATATTATTGGTTGATACCCTATGGTAACATAATTTCACACATGTTGCATGGTGTAACACTTTATGTCTATAGTAACATGTTAGAAAAGCTATGGTAACATCAAACATGTAATGTTGCAGTAGACAAAGATAAGCATAGCTAATGTAACATTAGTTTGTAACATTAATGATCAAACtattgcgataggccatctatggcgtagtgattccttcttcatgcatatctcttcttatgtttgtctcgatcttctttcctttaatcagctgctgcccttatctgaacatccttcagtacttaagttctgatatccatcttctgatgattatctcctgataatataagtactgatatccttaagtcctgacttccagtaagtactgatttatcctgtttaagtaagatctgaaaactaaacataaatcatattagccatgacattatcaaatatatctaacaatctcccccaacttataaattagcataatatacaagtttaacaaatatttgatgatgtcaaaaacattaagtacaaatgcatgagaattagactagataactacaactaacagtccttaaagctttaccaatctttaacttctgataacaacttcagtctgtacaaatatcagaatttaagcagttgtagatcttggcttggcttcatcttctgatctctctaatgtcaggagttgttctgagatagttcttcaacaaacatctctcagcatatctgagttcatcaatcatcctccttttagcatctttaagttctgcagtatcttcaccaatttgaaagattgcagccctgagatcattaatcttagcttttcttatatcctgatccagtctgatcaaatatgccttatcagactcaaaattgaattccacagccctgtaacccataaaggtagttataatcttagcagtgttgggcttcatttcaactatatcacccttgtgatctatgtactttgtaagatatgtgttgtcagacttaacagaataaagccttttctgtctctgaatctgatccttcaaatagtttgcatcactttctgttaatctatcattcacttgaagtaagaatagtacatgtgacggcctcaaccccggggtcaggagttgacgtcactaaaccccattaccaaaaatataaacaatagAATTGCTATTagaatatactaacttgaccccaaatcaagatctgatccaggttcaagtataattcaggttctcattaatacaaactctttattcactatctaagacacactactctattcagcaactcttcagacctcatggtctgatacaactacctcagaggagccaggtccagtaggggcgggaacacaTGTCGGTatgactgatcttctaggcatctgtgaaatatacgtaacagtttgcaagggtgagcataatcgctcagcagtaccaaatatgaacaacagattaaaacaataatgtaacaataataggaacagagctgtaattaTGATATCAACCTTTCATAATGATAAccaaagtaactggatatcactaattagcatgctttgtgaaaacaacattgTAGTGTGCTGCggaataccagagtccaattttagcatgctaaccattttataaaaccgctgtatcaataaatcatgctttcatataattcacaaatcccaatcagatacatagcggatatgtgaagacagctgatcaggctatcaacaccagacggctccaactgccatcccatttacctgttccggaactcagagactagctaggtctctgacctgctggactaatcggttttataatgcgcgcaaccgaattagcctcttacgccacctcaataggcctactctggccccaatgtatcccatatctgaccgttttatccagttttcaaaacacttgtacctatcttatttcaaaaccatttatttaaccagcacacatataaaaatccagttcgcaaatcatttcagtcgagataggtaccttcgaagttacttttccccaaaacaattcgaaaacagtgatttataactacaggggatacgtaacttaaaacgtttctgtttcattacaagaataaaacatttagctattcatatatactgaaccataaaagaatggtcaggggtacttgccttgcaatgctttacaaaccctaatagctttcacgctgactttgatcctggaacaactcgactgggatctacaattacagaataccctaattagttataccgacatgcttgatatcctcaaatcctaataacccaaatccgacaacccgactcgtattaatATTATATACATAGTCATGTAATCATATTTCTCGAACgtaaataggggtaacacgtagcacataattatatacgattacaaatatatttttagaaaattttggcagcaacttctttatttattagactacccgtcgattataatcgacaccaacaattctcaacaatccacaatattattTTATCCTTTTATTGAACTTACATCCCAGCACCaatcataattaattatttaagtccgaaaatattttacgaaaaatcattttatttatttataaaatttaggactcagaacatcgtcatcaccgtccaccgtccgcctcgtaacgagtcatcgcggtacggcggcaaaatttattggtgcccgaaaatattcgggtatccaaataaattataccgattattttaaaatcaattccaacatgaataattaatatcacgaatattaatcaataacTTCCTGCAAtaaaagaaattaaattaaaaatctGCCCAATCCAAACAATCAACACCCAAGcggcccaacaaggcccaacaCAAAATCCCAACTGCATAAACAGGCCCATCAGCAAAGCCCGAAATGCTAAGCCCAACTGCAAGCCCAACCGCAGAAAAACGAACATCACAGACCAAACCGGAACCAAGGCACATCACCACCATCCCGgcgaacacacacacacacacaacacaacgCACGCACACAACACAACACACGCACATAACACAACACAACACACACATAATACATACACAtttacatgcatatatatatatatatacgaatcGAACCAGCCAAGCTAAGAtaagcggcggctcaccggaggTAATAAGCCGGAAAAACAGAAATGGCGACTGAATTAAGCAGCCGAAACACTGAGAAAACAAGAAACGGGGAGAGAGCGGAGAGAGAGATACAAGAGAGAGACTGTCGAGATGAACGAGGTGAAAGGGGAAACCCCCTTTTACTTTGttaatcttatatatatatatatatatatatattttaacagATGCTGCAACCAAGCACAGGCAACAACGCAGGCAACAACACGTGTCCCCTGCTGAAATATAAAAGCAACACGTAGTGTTTAGGATAATTATAAAGGTTTTGATAATTTGTTTTGACCCGAAACCTGAAATTAAACGAAATAAGTTGCGAATAAAACAAcctccgaaaattacgaaaatagctttaaaatattataaatatcccgaagtaaataaaaacgtaacttttgaaatttttaaatgatttttaaggTACGCGTTATTTCCgctttttttaataaataacgaaacgacgcacGCCTGAAATGAttcctgaaaattcccaaaataattttaaaattctccgaataatacgaacctaataaaatataaatttcataatttttaaagattcccataattaaatatggattttagcatttaacatactcagaaaatcatttaaaaatgaataattaacgaaatattgatttctcaattttataaagtcctaaaaataattattgaaattataaaattagaaaaccaattttaaaggcaacccaaatatttatgaaattaaaattatcataaaatcacttttgcaTGTGAAATACAATCacataactcaccaataaatcacataattccaatcccactatcaacatatcataattaattaaataacaatcaacaaCCGCTGTCAAAATCAATACacttcttttatttatttacttaaacttttattacacttccaaatattagaaataaaataaaaatatacgagtcgttatatatcTTCCTCGTTATGTCTGACtccaattcccaagtagactcttctactcgagaatttctccataaaacttttactataggaatcgatttattcttaaggactcgttccttactGTCTAGGATTTGAACTGTTTGTTCTACATAGgataaatctggttgaagctcaatcggttcgtattctatgacttgattcgaattagggacatagggcttcaacatagacacgtggaacacattatgaatgtgttTCCACTgtggtggtaacgctatctcataagcgacctttcccactttcttcaaaacctcaaagggtcctatgaatctagggctaagtttacccttctgaccaaatcgtattaaccctttccaaggtgatacttttattaacaccaaagctcctatctcaaagtccatatctttcctatgcaaatctgcgtattttctttgtctatcttgagttg
This window contains:
- the LOC141671963 gene encoding cytochrome c oxidase subunit 5b-2, mitochondrial-like; this translates as MWRRLISSDLQTLATRSLRRVSSAPRFHSTTPFKRTSPLLSPAASAASVSESKGIRIEDVMPIATGHEREELEAQLQGRNILDINFPEGPFGTKEAPAIVKSVYDKRIVGCPGVDGEDEHDVVWFWLEKGKPHECPVCSQYFKLEVVGPGGPPDGHGDDHH